The DNA window tacagtagtgtgtatatgtcaatcccaatcttccaatttatctctcccccaccctttcccccctggtaaccataagtttgttttctacatctgtgactctatttctgttttataaataagttcatttttaccatttttttagattccacatataagcgatatcatataatatttgtttttctgtgtctgacttacttcactcagtatggcaatctctaggtccatccatgttgctgcaaatgacattgtttcattcttttttatggctgagtaatattccattgtatatatgtaccacaccttctttatccattcctttgtcgagggacatttaggttgcttgcattgcatttaagtctttaatccattttgagtttatttttgtatatggtgtgagaaagtagtcttTTGCATGACAGCTGTCTACTTTTCCCAACACCGTTTATTGAATAGACTCTCTTTTCTCagttatatattcatatttcctttgttgtagattaattgaccatataagtatgggttcatttctgggctctcttttctgttccattgttctgtgtgtctgtttctgtgttagtactatactgttttgattactatagtatagtctgaagtcagggattgtgatacctccagctttgttgttctttttcaagattgtttttgctatttggggtcttttgtgtttccatacaaattttagattgTTCtggttcagtgaaaaatgccattggtattttgattgagattgcattgaatccgtaggttgccttgggtagtatggtcatctccactttctggagagtttttatcctaaatggatgtgaattttgtcagaagcttttttgtCATCTATTGAAGTGATCGTatgatttgtattatttaatttgttaatgtggtgaatcacattgattgatttgcagatactgaactCTTCTtggggataaatcccacttgatcatggtgtatgatccttttaatgtattgttgaatttggattactagtgttttgttgaggacttttgcgtctgtgttcatcagtgatattggtctgtaattctcttttttcgtgatatctttgtctggttttggtaagagggtgattgtggcctcatagaatgagtttgggaatattccttcgtctgcaattttttggaatagtttcagaaggataggtgttaactcttttctaaatgtttgatagagttctcCTATGAAGCTCTCTGGTCCtgaacttctgtttgttgggagttttttaatcacagtttcaatttcagtacttgtgattggtctgttcatattttctatttattcctggttcagtcttgggagattgtacctttctaagaatttgcccatttcttccaggttgtgcattttattggcatatagttgctcatGGTAGTCtcttattctttgtatttctgtggagtCCAttgttaacttctcctttttcatttctaattttattgatttgagccctctccctgtttttcttgatgagtctggctaaaagtttatcagttttgtttatcttttcaaagaaccagcttttagtttcattgatctttgctattgttttctttctatttcacttatttctgctctgatctttatgatttctttccttctactaactttgggttttgtttgttcttctttctctagttgctttaggtgtaaggttaggttgtttatttgtgatttttcttatttcctgagttaagattgtattgctagaaacttccctcttagaactgcttttgctgcatcccataggttttagatcatcatggtttcatttttgtttgtctctaggtatttttttatttcctctttgatttcttcattgacccattagttgtttagtagcatattgtttagcctccgtgtgtttgtgttttttacagtttttttcttgtagttgtttctgtgtctatttctatgtattaggtaggtcaGTTGTGCTTCCTAATCTTGGGGAAGTAGCCTTATTTAGGAGATGACCTATGAGGCCCAGCAGCACACTTCCCTCTGGTCAACAGAGCTGTATGCTCTAGTGGTGACCCCTGTGTGGGCTGcgtgggcccttctgttgtggcagggctGCAACAGGCCACATGCCTACTGTGGACACACAGGTAGGCATGGCTGGCCCCTGGCCTGGTTGGTTGCTAGGCCCTGCCTagtgcagaggctgctggctgctggtggaGCTGGTCCTGGAGCGGCTGGCTGCATGGCCTGGGGATTCCCTGTCCTGGTGCTGTCCCgctggggagtggggctgggtcATGGGTGGCTGGCTGCAGGCCCAGGGTTCCCAGAGCTGGTGTTGACCTGCTATTGGGTGGGGTTGGGGCGTGGTGTGACTGGCTGCACAGTCTGGGCTGACCTGTTGGTCGGTGGGGCCAGATTACAAGGTGGCTGGCTTTGGGAGTACAGGGGCGCCAGGACTGGACCAGTCTGTCCTGGCACCCCTCGGTGGAGCCAGGTCCAGAGGTGACTGGCTGTGGAGCTCTGAGGGGTTCCAGGGCTAGTACTGACCCACTAATGGGCAGAGCCAGGTTTGGGGTGGCTGGCTGTGGCCTGGGGGTCCTAGAGCTGGTAGATGAAGGCAGGTTCTGGGGCCaatgctggcccactggtggttgaggctggattCCAAGGATGCTGGCTGAGGGGCCTAAGATATCTTGGAGCTGGTGTGTCCACCCGCTGGTAGGCAGGGTCCAGGGActggtgtctgcccactggtgggggtctgggggctgggtcctgggccagCTGGGATGCTCAGGGGGGCCTACGGCTTCTATCGTCTTGCTGGTAGGTGAAGCTCTGTCCCTACGTGGTTGCTGCTTGGTCTGGGGTGCCCCAGGACTGGTGCCAAccagctggtgggcagggctgggtcctggtgcTAATGAGCTAGGGGAAGGACTCCAAAATGGctcttgccagcaccagtgtcctcatgtTAGAAGGAACTCCCCAAACAGCTGCCATCAGTGTCTGTGTCCCATGGgtgagtcccagttgcctcctgcctctctgggaggctttCCAAGATCAGATACTAGGTCTTACCTgagctcctttcaaattactgcttttacCCTGGGTCTCAACATGTGAGATTTTGTATgtgccctttaaaagcagagtcgtgtttcccacagccctctggctctcctgaaagtaagccctgctgccttcaaagccaaacgttctgtgggctcatcttcccagtgcaggaccccaaGGGTGGGAAGCTCGATGTGGGGCTTAGCCGTCTTGCTCCCTGGGGAGAATGTCTACAGCTGTTCATGTCCACTAATGGTTTATCTGTATAAAGTGGATGATTTTGATCTGTAGATTCAGATCTGTCTTCAGGTCCTCTCTGGGTATTATTGTTAAttgttgcctgtgttctctttttATCTGGATGATGGCTCTGTTCTCCACATATACCCTCTTTTTCCTCTGTAGAATAGaagtacagagaagaaaaaaaagtatttctagaacgaatctaatttttattttccatcattCATTTCTGCATTGTGGGTTCTGTTTTTTCAGTTTATAATGTGGGTTTTAAACCTacaagaatatttttgttttatttacattcttttctcatttaaaccAGCTGCACTTTGATTTAAGCATGTATCACTTCTTGGTCCTGCTCTAAGTGCAATATTCTTAAGATTGAAAATCATAGAATTAATTCTGATCGCGTGTATCTTCTGGCTCCCTTCTAACTGATTTAGGTGATGGAGCAGAACACAGAGTTCAAATAAGGGAAAAAACTTGCATCATGTTAGATAAGAACCATTTGCTTGGAGAATCTGAAAACTTCTGTCATGAAATTGCTCAGGAAGGCTGAGAACTGTTGGAACGTTTGTTTGATGAGGATGTCAGAACAGGTTCGCAGCCACAGACCGTGCTCCTTCAGGGGGCTGCTGGCGTTGGGAAGACAACCTTGGTGAGAATGATGATGTTAGACTGGGCACAGGGCAACCCCTACCAGCAGAAATTTACCTATGTTTTTTATCTCAGTGCAAGAGAAATTAACCAGTTGAGAGAGAGAAGCTTTGCTCAAACGATATCAAAGGACTGGCCCAGCACAGAAGGCCCCATTGAAAGGATTCTGTCCCAGCCGAGTAGtctccttttttattattgatagttTTGATGAACTGAACTTTGCCTTTGAGGAACCTGAGTGTGTGCTGTGTGCAGACTGGACCCCGGTACACCACGTGTCCTTCCTCATGAGTAGTTTGCTGAGAAAAGTGAAGCTCCCTGAGTCGTCCTTATTGGTGATGACAAAACTCACAGCTTGTAAGAAACTAAAGCCTTTGTTGAAGAGTCAGCATTCTATACAGCTACTAGGTAGGTCTGAGGATGCGAGAGAGGCATATATTTACCAATTTTTTGAACATGAGAGGTGGGCCTTGCAAGTGTTCAGTTCCCAAAGAAACAATGAGATGCTTTTTAGCATGTGCAAAGCCCCCGTAGTGTGCTGGGTCGTTTGTAGTTGTCTGGAGCAGCAAATGGAGAGGGGTGGTGATATCACACTGACCTGCAAGACAACCACATCTCTGTTTACCTGCTGTGTCTCTAGCTTGTTGACACGGGTAGAGGGAAGCTTTCCTAGTCTACCCAGCCAAACCCAACTGAGAAGCCTGTGCCACTTGGCTGCCAAAGGAGCACGGACTATGACATGTGTGTTTTACAAGGAAAATCTCAGAAGGCATGGGTTAGCGAAAGCTGATGTCTCAATTTTCCTGGACATGAATATTCTTCAAAAGGACACAGAGTATGAAAACTGCTATGTGTTCACCCGCCTGCACATTCAGGAGTTTTCTGCAGCAATGTTTTATATGTTGCAAGGCAGTTGGGGCACCAGGGACAATTCCTTTCAGTCTTTTGAAGACTTGGAGCTGGTACTTGAAAGGAGCAGTTATAAAGACCCCCATTTGCTGCAGATGAAATGCTTTTTGTTTGGCCTTTTGAAGGAAGATCAAGTGAAACAACTGGAGGAAACTTTTAACTGTAAAATGTCACTGGAGATGAAATGGGAGATACTTCAGTGGATGGAAACACTAGGAAACAGTGAACATTTTCCATCACATCTGGTTTTTCTGGAGTTGTTTTACCACCTGTATGAGACTCAAGATGACGTATTTATAAGCCAGGCAATGAGATACTTCCAAAAGGTTGTCATTGATATTTGTGAGGAAATCCATTTGCTTGtgtcttccttctgcctgaagcaTTGCCAGTTTACGGACCATTAAACTGACTGTAATTGTGGTATTTGAGAAGAAGATGTTAAACTCAAGCTTCCCAGCTGAAACTTGGTAAGTGTGCTAGGTCAGTTCCCTGGAAGTGCCCTGTGAGGGAGTGAAGGAAGTAGATGTTGTCAGAGGGAGGGGCGGAGTTGTTTAACTGAGGTCCCAGAGCCAGGATAACCTTTCAGAATTGTCTCACCTTGAGACAAGGAGGCCAGGCACTGAAACCCCCTATTGACCAGTCACAACTACTGGTGAGGAATGGGCAAAAACGTGCCTGATGTGGCTCTCTTGGCCTGAGGGCAGCCCCAAGAGAAGGACTTGGCTGAGAGCTGTCAGCTGTCAACACTCCCAGCACCTGTGGAATGAGTGATTCCGTCTTCAAGGAGGGAGACAGCATAGGGCTAGCTTCCAGCCACTAtaggatatttaaatttttaaaataatgccttcCCAAAGGAGAGGGACCAGGAATTTCTTGCTGAACCCAGGTTACATAGGTCATCTATCTGGGCTGTTTCACTATACTCTACTGACCTCACTCACCTTCCCCATTACCTAGACATAGTTTGGCCTTTGTATGGAAGGTCTCAGCCCTTTAATACCTAAATGGAGAGAGTCAGATGTGGGTAAGAAATAGTAGGTGCTGACGGAatgttttgaaagaataaatgaacctTCAGCATTTTATGCATACTATTttaccctctctccttcctcgAGTTGCCTTTTCTGACTCTACCCATCTAAGTCTGGGGGTAGAATTGAACTATGGTATCAGTTCCAGATTTAATTAATGGAGGGCTTACTATGTGGTATACAGTTATACAGTACATGGGATATTTAACATGTTATCCAGTTTAATGCTGGTCAAAACCatatctcagtttatttttacGATtataaaactgagattcagagaagttcACCCAGAAAGTAAGTGTACAGTTATTGATTCAAGCACACATCAAATAATAGCTAAATTTGCTTAACACATACCTGACAGCCTTCTAAGTCCTAGCTCATTTAGTCTGCCAACAATCCTACATAGatgctattatttccattttacttataaaaaacCGAGGTACCAAGAGTGTACATAACTTGACTGAGGTCACATATCTGATTATAAGTCCTTGGTTTTCGAACTTTACCCAGGTTGTCTCACTGCCATTACATACAGTTGTATTCCTTTTATAAGAACAtgcatttcatttctctctgaaCTGTGGGAGCAGGAAATGTAGGCTGGAATGCTATGACCTTTGCTGTCCTTGGGGAGTTGTGAATAATCACCTGCAGTCAGTTTTCTAATTATGGCCTCATAGTTCTATTTATAGGAGATGTGATTCAACCCAGGGCATTAGAATGTATTTGATGCCTAATAATTATAATGTATTTGATGTTAGGATGGCATTCTGGCCACTATATTGCCAGTCTTTGTGCTACCTTCCCCTCACCTATGTTGTAGTGTTATCTAATCCTAGAGTTGCcattgttatgaaaataaaagagaccAAGAACCCAGTGTTTTAAAAGAGACAATATCGGTGACCTCAGTCTTTTCTATGGCATAACTACATTGTAAACTACACGAGCAGGATCTGTGTCTTGTCCACCGTTTTATCCATAGTATTTGTACATAGTAAGCGCTTGAATGTCTGAATGAATGATTTATTGCCTAGTTTTCTCAAATTTAAGACCCTTAGGTGATGTAGAGACCACCCCTCTGCAATGTCACTTATTCCAATTTAAGCAAGGCATGGGggaaccaatatttattgagtagtgATGTGGATCAGTATATGCCACTTCAAAATATGCAGCTTTTACATAAgcattattttgaactgaaggcaTTTGAGTTCCTGAAATCCCTTACTGCCTAAAAGCAGAACTTCTCAAAAGAACTCAGCTTTTAAAATCAGCTGTCATAAATTCCCTCCCCGGAGCAACTCTAATCCTGTCTTCTTGGAGACAGCAGTTGTCCCTACACTCAGATAGACATTATCACCATCATACCTCCCCATCTGTTCTCCTAGAGGCCCATTTACCTTTCCAAAAAGTCAGTTGTTTTCCTATAAGTGCCCTTTctccccctgcctttcccctagTAATTTAGATATATAGACCCCAAATTCTAACCACTCCTTTGAGTTACTCATAACTGCATAACTGAGTATCTCCCATGTGTATGTAGCAATGCACATGCTAATAAAATTTCCCCACTTTCTTCTGGAATGAGTTTTGTCAGTCTGATTTACAGAGCCCCATTCACAGAACCtaggagggcagagggaaaaatgtattttttcctcccctacagtagCTATTATATATAAGGCAGCATGGTAgacttttatatgttttaatataaataatagcaGCTACCAATTGTTAGGAACatttataaagtaaaacatttgCTAAGCATTTTCCATAGATTATCTTACTGAATGTTCACAGTAATCCTAAGAAATAGAgactattatcttcatttttttatgatAAAGAAGCCAAAGCTCACATAGGTTAGTAACGTGGCCAGAATCACCCAGTTTACCCAGTTTAGTGAATAATAGAGTTGGGATTCAGGACTCTTACGTTCTAGAGCTTATGTTTATAATCACTAGGCTATCCTCTGTTTTATTGCTTATTACCCTTTATTTGTATAAATAAGTTTATTGATAGTATGCCTAATAACTAAATtatacagcattttaaaatttacaaagtgcttttgtGTACTCACTGAAATTGACTATTAGATCCTCACAACCCTGTGAAAAGAGATGGCATTTGCATTTTATGGCTGAAGAAAACTTGGAGCTCAGAGACCTGATGGGACTTAAAGTagtacagctagtaaatggtagaacTGGAGCTCAAAGCCTGTGCTTCTTAATCTACACCACAGCCTCCTGATGTCTACACACTATTCCTAATCTTACTCTTTGTGGTcatgtgttatttttcttctggatATTGGCTcttgagcttgttttcacttgccactcactgatagggttttgatatgagtcggcaagcaattgatttattatggtctctgtgcagtcaagcctctctgctaatgataatctgtatttgcagccactccccagcgccaGCATCACTgtctcagctccacctcagatcatcaggcgtTAGATTCTCGtaaggagcgtgcaacctagatccctcacatgcgcagttcacagtagggttcgcgctcccatgagaatctaatgctgccgctgatctgacaggaggcggagctcaggcggtaatgcgagcgatcgggagtggctgtaaatacagatgaagcttcgctcgcttgcccacccgccgctcacctcctgctctgcatcccggttcctaacaggccacgaaCCAGTAGCAGTCCATAGcgcaggggttggggacccctggtttaaaTGTTTAAGCCctaactttttaaacataaataatatgGGATATAAGACAATACAttgattttgctattttaatttgaaTAGTATGAAGAAGAAATGGTAACAGATTGTTGTaagaatgtaatttattttctctctttgaagTTTAATTTCTTTAGATGTCTTTAGATaaacacaaattactaatttttaaaatattacattactCCAAGGTTCCAAAATCAATTAGtaagtttagaaaatatattcaagttAACATTAAGGAGAGTATAGCCACTGTTAGTAACTAAGAATTTAGCAAAACAGTATTATATCTCAAGCATGACCCAGATAGTATAGTGTTTGTAATATTGTCTCATTCCAAGATTTATAAGATCCTAATTTATAAAGAtgttagttatttatttaactcatttaaattaTACACccagatttatatttatattcttttaaatattaacataattataaagcagaaactaacacaccattgtaaagcaattatactccattaaagatgtttaaaaaaaataaacaataaatattaacataagTAATGATTATTTGACCTATAAGGGAACTGTAAGAGATTTAGGAAATTCTTTAGTTTAGACTTATTGTTAAAGAAATGCAAAGCCTTATGTGATCTAAGAAAAcgtgtgcatttttatttctcactttagtAAAATCAGGGAGAAGTCCCATAGCCATTTTAGGTCTCAAATTTTAGACCACATTAATTTATCTAATGATTTACCTTGCTTTAGAACAGGCCCATGAAGCCTGTCTTACTAACGTAAAAGCTCTTTCTCTTGTGAGCACCATTCCTCTGGCACCTGTGGTGCATTCGGCCCATACGTGGGGAACACATAACTTCTGCAACCATACTGCTTTAGCAACAACTCCATTCTGCCATATCTTAATGTCTAgttcatatcagaaaaataatcTCACACTCAACAACAAGAAATTCTTGGACAACCTGAAAATTAAGCAGCAggcatttttagaaaagaaaaatatattcagacAGCTGTTCTGAATATAATAAGAAcaataaaatcaatcaataagaacaaaaaaaaaataaaaattataatgtgcTTACTTTGAAGGGGCTTTGGAAATTTTCAGCCCAGGGCCTCATTTTAGTAGCAATATTAAGAGATTATAGGGCTGGTTCTCCAATAGGACCCAAAAGTAAGTTAATGTATCTCCTCTGTTTCACTGGTTCATATTTAGGGATAAGTATGGAGCCACAAGCTGGAGCTCAGCTCTCAGCTTCCCTTTTGATTGAGTCACTGGTGGTTGATGTTACATATTAATATAAACGAGACAGGACCTTCAAACTCTAGAAGaagaataattatatatatatttttattaccttaaTGCATGTGAGAGGAGAGTAGTGAtgatctttttttctgctttaacaAAATTCTTTCAATATTTGTAACATTTAAGAATTCCAAAATATCAATTTGAATATTGCAAGAGAGACACATTTTTATGTAAGACAATCAAAATTACAGACTTAAAAGCACTTAAGGGTTGTTTTCACAAGACATAGCAACAATTTCTAAGGTCCAGATATCTTGTAAGATTCCCTTGTTAcgataaaacaataaaacacagcaaaaatgttcttacaaaatattttctgacttgTAATACCATCTGCTTTTCTTTGCAGATGCAAGGGAAAGagggaacattttctttttatgaggcTGAGATTTCATTCATAAAGCATTAGGAGGTCCATAGCTGAAATTCTATTAATTGGCACgaagaaaagaagagagtttGAGAAACTCAAACTTATAATATGGAAAGAATAAGAGCAAAATAGATTATGAACAGAGGGACTCTGGGGCATGTACTGTTTATATCTCCAGTTAGaagcattttttaatgttttcagtaCCACTTCTATTTCTTGATTCACAAATGAGCTacgttttgtttcatttttgttttgtgtccAGGTATGTTGGAACATTTGCAAGTTCTAGTGCCTGTTTTTAATTGGTGATTATTAGTTATTACTCTTCAGGGTCCCACCCCCCCAAATATATCTTAATCAAATTCAAAAGTATTACAGCATTTAAAATACCCTTATGTAAGGCAATACATTTAGTATACCTTGATCATACAATTTCCAGTATGTTCATTTAATCTGGGATTACAAGGGCTAAATATTTTACCCTTTGAACTCTTTCAAAACTTTTCTGACTTTTTATCATGGCAACACATGAATACAATTATTTAGACTTAATTCTGTACACTTAATTTTTAATCAATGTATACTgctagtttttggttttgttttcttaaactcACCTTTCCCACTGtataaaatcttaattttgaTTCATTGCATGATTGGCTGGTACAATTTTAAACTAACATTTTTATGCAATGTGTGTGAATGATACATTTTATGACTTCCTTTATGTCCTTTGATTGCCTTCACAGATGAATGACGTGTATCTTGGTCTTAGGCCTCCACTCTGTT is part of the Balaenoptera musculus isolate JJ_BM4_2016_0621 chromosome 8, mBalMus1.pri.v3, whole genome shotgun sequence genome and encodes:
- the NLRP14 gene encoding LOW QUALITY PROTEIN: NACHT, LRR and PYD domains-containing protein 14 (The sequence of the model RefSeq protein was modified relative to this genomic sequence to represent the inferred CDS: inserted 2 bases in 1 codon; deleted 1 base in 1 codon; substituted 3 bases at 3 genomic stop codons), which encodes MTDLSSSSFFSDFGLLLYLEELNKEELDRFKSLLKNETSEPGSCRIPWSEVKTAKREDLANLMNKCYPGEQAWEVALKIFGKMNLKDLCERANAEINCEXCWAHICGPEDTGAREVQGDQEAVLGDGAEHRVQIREKTCIMLDKNHLLGESENFCHEIAQEGXELLERLFDEDVRTGSQPQTVLLQGAAGVGKTTLVRMMMLDWAQGNPYQQKFTYVFYLSAREINQLRERSFAQTISKDWPSTEGPIERILSQPSSLLFIIDSFDELNFAFEEPECVLCADWTPVHHVSFLMSSLLRKVKLPESSLLVMTKLTACKKLKPLLKSQHSIQLLGRSEDAREAYIYQFFEHERWALQVFSSQRNNEMLFSMCKAPVVCWVVCSCLEQQMERGGDITLTCKTTTSLFTCCVSSLLTRVEGSFPSLPSQTQLRSLCHLAAKGARTMTCVFYKENLRRHGLAKADVSIFLDMNILQKDTEYENCYVFTRLHIQEFSAAMFYMLQGSWGTRDNSFQSFEDLELVLERSSYKDPHLLQMKCFLFGLLKEDQVKQLEETFNCKMSLEMKWEILQWMETLGNSEHFPSHLVFLELFYHLYETQDDVFISQAMRYFQKVVIDICEEIHLLVSSFCLKHCQXLRTIKLTVIVVFEKKMLNSSFPAETCLMLVKTISQFIFTIIKLRFREVHPETWNQSCDLTTVCCLNISKAFVRSQSLLSLNLSTNNLLDDGVKLLCEALMHPKCNLERLSLESCGLSVAGCEDLSLALTSNKRLTHLCLEDNVLGDSGVKLMSDALKHPPCTLQSLVLRRCHFTSLSSESLXTSLLRNKSLTHLDLGSNCLQDDGVKFLCDVFRHPSCNLQDLELMGCVLINACCLDLASAILNNPNLQSLDLGNNDLQDDGVRILFEALRHPNCNIQRLGLEHCGLTSLCCQDLSSTLSSDQKLIKISLTLNNLECEGIMKLCEVLRSPECKLQVLGLCKEAFDEEAQKLLEAVGSSNPCLVIKQDCNDHEEEDGSWWQCF